From Cotesia glomerata isolate CgM1 linkage group LG2, MPM_Cglom_v2.3, whole genome shotgun sequence, a single genomic window includes:
- the LOC123258510 gene encoding ribosome production factor 2 homolog, producing the protein MSITPRVVKPKSVKSKRAILKKEPKLIEDAKEAIFLKGQTASKYAFDAMKDLYKLKSPGGLIMQKKNDILPFENITPIEKFCKKYNAALFMFVSNNKKRPHNLIMGRTFEHSLLDMVEFGVENYKGLNEFKTDKISSGLKPMLVFNGDLFENNDLYSKIKNLFIDMFQREVVDNIRLQGLEQVLSFTAVDGKIHLRNYKVLLKKSSTRVPRIELVEIGPSMDLVVRRSKLPSDDLFKQSCKKPKEFKIKAKKNISSDNFGTKFGRIHLGVQHIDKIQTRKMKGLKKRKITEGSDGKNKKAKLTNDDNNN; encoded by the exons atgtcaataacaCCGAGAGTAGT GAAACCCAAGTCTGTCAAGAGTAAAagagctattttgaaaaaagaacCGAAATTAATTGAAGATGCTAAAGAAGCTATATTCCTTAAAGGCCAGACTGCTTCGAAGTACGCTTTCGATGCTATGAAAGACTTg tacaaaTTAAAATCACCTGGTGGATTAATCATGCAGAAGAAGAATGATATACTtccttttgaaaatataacGCCAATTGAaaagttttgtaaaaaatataatgcaGCTTTGTTTATGTTTGTATCGAATAACAAAAAACGTCCCCACAATCTTATAATGGGAAGAACATTTGAACACAGTCTTCTGGACATGGTAGAGTTTGGAGTTGAAAATTACAAAggtttaaatgaatttaaaacgGATAAAATATCTTCTGGACTTAAACCGATGCTCGTCTTTAACGgagatttatttgaaaataacgatttatatagtaaaattaaaaatctttttattgatatgtttCAACGTGAAGTCGTTGATAATATTAGGCTCCAAGGATTAGAGCAAGTCCTCAGTTTCACGGCTGTAGATGGTAAAATTCATCTAAGAAATTATAA agttttattgaaaaaatccaGCACAAGAGTTCCCAGAATAGAATTGGTGGAAATAGGACCCAGTATGGATTTAGTAGTTAGAAGATCAAAATTACCGTCTGATGACTTGTTTAAACAATCGTGCAAAAAGcctaaagaatttaaaatcaaagcCAAGAAAAACATTAGTTCTGATAATTTCGGTACCAAGTTTGGAAGGATTCATTTGGGAGTTCAACACATCGACAAAATACAAACTAGAAAAATGAAAGGTCTGAAAAAACGAAAGATCACCGAAGGGTCCGatggcaaaaataaaaaagcaaagCTTACAAATGACGATAATAACAATTGA
- the LOC123258503 gene encoding probable cysteine--tRNA ligase, mitochondrial — protein MRLFLKHQFIQKYLLCQQISRNLKTWKKPDGFPTEIVVYNPINKQKVPLILKNNKIATWYMCGPTVYDTAHIGHACCYMRFDIIRRVLENFFDIKVIAVMGITDIDDKIINRSKGSSQFLDWKELAKFYEQEFYQQMLLLNIKPPYLYCRVSDYISQIIQFVDKIMSIDLAYIAKDGSVYFDLQKYDNHGKFGRQFEHESHPIKKSSLDFALWKSVKPGEPSWESPWGPGRPGWHIECSTMGSTTLGSNIDIHSGGHDLIFPHHENEETQSCCHHGTDQWVNYWLHSGLLQFKNEKMSKSLKNTKSINELLEEYTANQFRLLCLITHYRSAIEFSDLTMQKAVALLKKFEFFLNDCRNYTAGKITSKKNIDESLVYSTLNTARKNAQEYLANDFSTSPVIAELSDLVDLVNKMLNPIQIVENNIKIKNSPCIAAVSVYVVEALSNLGISASVENDADHNKISDIVETLVKFRTDVRNKSLNQSPKDIELLNVCDEVRKDIAAHGVKIKDFKQTSTWTFVKDQCNKM, from the exons atgaggTTGTTTTTAAAACATCAATTTATCCAGAAATATTTGTTGTGTCAACAAATAAgtcgaaatttaaaaacatggAAAAAACCAGATGGGTTTCCTACTGAAATTGTTGTTTATAATCcaataaacaaacaaaaagttccgttaatactaaaaaataataaaatcgctACATGGTACATGTGTGGACCGACAGTTTATGATACTGCACACATCGGTCATGCTtg TTGTTACATGAGATTCGATATTATAAGACGAGtactggaaaatttttttgatattaaagttattgCAGTCATGGGTATTACTGACAtcgatgataaaataataaaccgatCAAAAGGATCATCGCAATTTTTAGATTGGAAAGAACTAGCTAAATTTTATGAGCAAGAATTTTATCAAcaaatgttattattaaatataaaaccaCCGTATTTATATTGTAGAGTATCGgattatatttcacaaattattcaatttgttgataaaattatgtcTATAGATTTAGCTTACATCGCTAAAGATg gatCAGTGTATTTTGACTTACAAAAATATGATAATCATGGAAAATTCGGACGTCAATTCGAACACGAATCACACCCGATTAAAAAATCAAGCCTTGATTTTGCTCTATGGAAATCAGTAAAACCTGGTGAGCCTTCTTGGGAAAGTCCTTGGGGACCAGGTAGGCCAGGTTGGCATATTGAATGCAGTACGATGGGCag CACAACTTTGGGAAGTAATATTGATATCCACAGTGGTGGCCACGATTTAATATTTCCTCACCATGAGAATGAAGAAACACAGTCTTGTTGTCATCATGGAACAGACCAGTGGGTCAATTATTGGCTACACAGTGGTCTTCTAcagtttaaaaatgaaaaaatgtcaaaaagtTTAAAGAATACAAAAAGCATCAACGAGTTACTTGAAGAATATACGGCGAATCAGTTTAGATTATTATGTCTGATAACCCACTATCGATCGG cgATAGAATTCTCTGATCTTACCATGCAGAAGGCAGTCgctctgttaaaaaaatttgaattcttcCTTAATGATTGTCGGAATTATACAGCTGGGAAAATaactagtaaaaaaaatattgatgagTCTCTCGTTTATAGT aCATTAAATACAGCTAGGAAAAATGCTCAGGAATATTTAGCCAATGATTTTTCTACTTCGCCGGTTATCGCTGAATTGTCAGATTTAGTTGATcttgtaaataaaatgttgaATCCTATTCAg atagttgaaaataatataaaaatcaaaaactctCCATGTATTGCCGCAGTATCTGTATATGTCGTTGAGGCTTTATCAAACTTAGGGATTTCTGCATCAGTTGAAAATGATGCtgatcataataaaattagtgatATAGTTGAGACATTAGTTAAATTTAGGACTGATGTACGAAATAAATCGCTCAACCAGAGCCCCAAAGATATAGAGTTATTAAATGTATGCGATGAAGTGAGAAAAGACATTGCTGCTCATGGTGTCAAAATAAAg GATTTTAAACAAACTTCTACTTGGACTTTTGTGAAAGATCAATGTAACAAAATGTAA
- the LOC123258508 gene encoding 39S ribosomal protein L37, mitochondrial: MKITQVLLRQHLGRMFKYNWFFHSRQTLGETGADHKLKELNISVIDPEELLNPPKPRIHAKPFFEHSITGYREIKDENHPDWKERPCFKLNTNDLLVMGTDQAQVLTKTLLVKEGLPDQIEGLIKDNSKEVDNIVKRIIQTSNIFDAHQEKLPVKKDPARPAWNFPRDYGLTDIRKSRNLAQSMIHLCELLCGPSIVGKRQLVHNGEVQVPLEKDGDLLMFNMTVDFMVTATKGLTPIEITEDLKDKTIPEIYPLSPIIYFPEEHFYEPVHLYPVTESSPWINPHTIFVYHDEENVKNITELPVKKNQLIARSLVKSFTTAASCAYQKYGADVKELPEPITIQCIQSNSQAFHFSVFQLNTLNINGTEGPKNFWWSMPEINLFDTAMYVKGRPVLEGYNREVFKRILAFYTNE, encoded by the exons atgaaaatcacgCAAGTATTACTTAGGCAACATTTAGGAAGGATGTTTAAATACAATTGGTTTTTTCATTCACGGCAAACATTAGGTGAAACAGGAGCTGATCATAAACTTAAGGAGTTGAATATATCGGTTATTGATCCAGAAGAACTTCTAAATCCACCAAAACCTCGCATACa CGCAAAACCATTTTTCGAGCACTCAATTACCGGATATCGAGAAATAAAAGACGAGAATCATCCAGATTGGAAAGAAAGACCATGTTTTAAACTAAACACTAATGATCTCCTAGTAATGGGTACAGATCAAGCTCAAGTACTAACTAAAACATTACTCGTAAAAGAAGGATTACCTGATCAAATTGAAGGtcttataaaagataattcgaAAGAAGTGGACAATATTGTCAAAAGAATTATTCAAAcgtcaaatatttttgatgcACATCAGGAAAAGTTACCTGTAAAAAAAGATCCTGCGAGACCAGCTTGGAATTTTCCAAGAGATTATGGACTTACTGATATTAGAAAATC acgAAACCTAGCACAAAGTATGATTCACCTCTGTGAATTATTATGTGGGCCTTCAATTGTTGGGAAACGACAATTAGTACATAATGGAGAAGTTCAAGTACCACTTG AAAAAGACGGAGATTTATTAATGTTCAATATGACAGTTGACTTCATGGTAACAGCCACAAAGGGTTTGACTCCTATAGAAATTACGGAAGACCTTAAAGATAAAACTATACCAGAAATTTATCCGCTTAGtcctattatttatttccctGAAGAACATTTTTATGAGCCAGTTCATTTATATC cTGTGACTGAATCGTCTCCATGGATCAATCCTCAtacgatatttgtgtatcacGATGAAGAGAATGTAAAGAACATAACAGAATTaccagtaaaaaaaaatcaacttataGCGAGATCTCTTGTAAAATCGTTTACAACAGCGGCTTCTTGTGCTTATCAAAAATATGGAGCCGATGTTAAAGAATTACCGGAACCAATAACGATTCAATGCATACAATCAAACAGTCAAGCATTTCATTTTTCGGTGTTTCAATTAAAcactttaaatataaatggTACTGAAGGTCCAAAAAATTTCTGGTGGTCTATGCcagaaataaatctttttgatACGGCTATGTATGTTAAAGGAAGACCTGTATTAGAAGGTTATAATCGAGAAGTTTTCAAAAGGATATTAGCATTTTAtactaatgaataa
- the LOC123258515 gene encoding vesicle transport through interaction with t-SNAREs homolog 1B, whose amino-acid sequence MNYGIDWEAEQRQTLLGTRATLDRAAQSVARSQTVAAETEQIGQEVIAELGVQRETLIRTRRRLSETDQELAASRKIMRLIGRRVLTNKIVLILIIISEAAILGLTIYLKFFSKK is encoded by the coding sequence atgaattacgGAATTGATTGGGAAGCTGAGCAACGTCAAACGTTGCTCGGAACCCGTGCAACTCTTGATAGAGCAGCTCAATCAGTGGCACGTTCTCAAACAGTTGCTGCTGAAACAGAGCAAATTGGTCAAGAAGTAATTGCTGAACTAGGTGTACAAAGAGAGACGTTAATACGTACAAGAAGGAGATTATCTGAAACAGATCAGGAATTAGCTgcttcaagaaaaataatgcGATTAATTGGTCGAAGagttttaactaataaaattgtattaattttgataataatatcaGAGGCTGCTATACTTGGCCTAActatttatctaaaattttttagtaaaaaataa